In the Alphaproteobacteria bacterium LSUCC0719 genome, one interval contains:
- a CDS encoding sugar phosphate isomerase/epimerase family protein, with protein sequence MTGMTLKDRIGIDLGRRLPLEDGIRWAAENDVRIIDAQTDIAPNALETFDDARCGTVCDLLAETGISFGLHTLSGVNVAEISPFCRDAVDSYMKAYIDLAPKLGAKWIVVHGGYHFTACRKIRMQAAIDRLRRIADYAAERDVLLLLENLNWEPVLAEVNYMPVTPAECMHFFREIDSPSVRWSFTANHAHFLPGVGIANFIDAMDFSLCHEVRLADNNGSYEIHQQPGDGTIDFGAMFKKIEGMGYTGHYTNGFGSIDDMLAGREYMVERAKEAGVKVD encoded by the coding sequence ATGACCGGCATGACATTGAAAGACAGGATAGGCATCGATCTTGGTCGGCGGTTGCCACTGGAGGACGGGATCCGCTGGGCCGCCGAGAATGATGTCCGTATCATTGACGCGCAGACCGATATTGCACCGAATGCGCTCGAAACATTTGATGACGCGAGATGCGGAACGGTCTGCGACCTGCTTGCCGAGACGGGGATCAGTTTTGGCCTCCACACGCTGTCAGGCGTCAATGTTGCCGAAATATCCCCCTTCTGTCGTGACGCTGTCGACAGCTACATGAAGGCCTATATCGACCTCGCACCGAAGCTTGGCGCGAAGTGGATCGTCGTTCATGGCGGATATCATTTCACCGCCTGCCGCAAGATCAGGATGCAGGCCGCGATCGACAGATTGCGCCGCATCGCCGATTACGCCGCCGAGCGTGATGTTCTGCTGCTGCTGGAGAACCTGAACTGGGAACCGGTGCTGGCCGAGGTCAATTACATGCCCGTGACACCGGCTGAATGCATGCATTTCTTCCGCGAGATCGACAGCCCGTCGGTGCGGTGGTCCTTCACGGCGAACCATGCGCATTTCCTTCCCGGAGTGGGGATTGCCAATTTCATCGACGCGATGGATTTCAGCCTCTGTCACGAGGTGCGGCTTGCCGACAATAACGGATCCTACGAGATTCATCAGCAACCTGGTGATGGCACGATCGATTTTGGTGCCATGTTCAAGAAGATCGAAGGCATGGGCTATACCGGCCACTACACAAACGGGTTTGGGTCGATCGACGACATGCTGGCCGGCCGTGAATACATGGTCGAGCGGGCCAAAGAGGCTGGAGTGAAGGTCGACTAG
- a CDS encoding enoyl-CoA hydratase yields MKFDQFTAHADGKLLTGIVARVGHVVINNPERHNAISLAMYRAGAEEVARMAADPEARLLVIRGAGGKAFASGADISKFENERSSAEDVEIYAQASKAFYDAVFTFPKPTVAVIQGYCIGGGMGLAVACDLRLCEDKSRFAVPAAKLGVGYGYEGIRRLAQLVGPSMVKEIFFTARQFSAAEAYEMGLVNRVLAPQMLTAYADDYARRISENAPLTIESVKAITQSLQGDEADRDLDALAALVKGCFDSDDYIEGRRAFMEKRKPKFTGS; encoded by the coding sequence ATGAAATTCGACCAGTTTACAGCCCATGCCGACGGCAAGCTGCTGACAGGCATTGTCGCGCGTGTCGGCCATGTTGTGATCAACAATCCGGAACGCCATAACGCCATCTCGCTGGCGATGTACCGGGCCGGTGCCGAGGAAGTGGCCCGTATGGCTGCCGATCCGGAAGCAAGGCTTCTGGTCATTCGGGGGGCTGGCGGCAAGGCTTTTGCCTCTGGCGCGGATATTTCGAAATTCGAAAATGAACGTTCAAGTGCCGAGGATGTCGAGATCTACGCCCAGGCCAGCAAGGCATTCTATGATGCTGTCTTCACCTTTCCCAAACCGACCGTCGCGGTGATCCAGGGTTATTGTATCGGTGGCGGTATGGGGCTGGCTGTCGCCTGTGACCTGCGGCTGTGCGAGGATAAAAGCCGGTTTGCCGTGCCGGCCGCCAAGCTTGGTGTCGGCTATGGTTATGAAGGCATCAGGCGGCTGGCCCAACTTGTCGGCCCGTCGATGGTGAAGGAAATTTTCTTTACCGCCCGCCAGTTCAGTGCTGCCGAAGCCTATGAGATGGGTTTGGTCAACAGGGTACTGGCACCACAGATGCTGACAGCCTATGCCGATGACTATGCCAGGCGGATCAGCGAGAATGCCCCGCTGACAATCGAATCGGTGAAAGCCATCACACAGTCGCTGCAGGGTGACGAGGCGGATCGTGATCTCGATGCGCTCGCTGCGCTGGTGAAGGGATGTTTTGACAGCGACGACTATATCGAGGGGCGGCGGGCCTTTATGGAGAAGCGAAAGCCAAAATTCACCGGCAGCTGA
- a CDS encoding CaiB/BaiF CoA transferase family protein, which produces MPFEPASDILSDYTVLDLTRVRSGPTCVRQLADWGANVIKIENPDTAGSDMGGSRQGSDFQNLHRNKRSMILNLKDPDGVAIFKKMAATADVVVENYRPDVKFRLGIDYETLRIDNPRLVYASISGFGQDGPLAGRPGFDQIAQGMGGLMSITGAPGEGPMRVGIPIADLTAGGFAAQGVLLALLGREKTGEGQWVQTSLLQAQIAMLDFQAARWLMDGDVPKQAGNDHPTSIPTGVFTTSDGYINIACAGQHIWLRLKDELADPRMDHEDYADQPSRSKNRASLNAIINENTSRKSSDYWVERLAEIGVPCGEINNIQQVFENPQVQHLGMARDVVSQERGPSQIVGQPIKMSRSRAEIRRPPPTKGQHTAEILAEFGYSEDEIGSFASRGIT; this is translated from the coding sequence ATGCCGTTTGAACCTGCCAGTGATATCCTGTCCGACTACACCGTTCTTGATCTGACCCGGGTGCGGTCTGGCCCGACCTGCGTTCGCCAGCTTGCCGACTGGGGCGCCAATGTGATCAAGATTGAAAACCCCGATACCGCCGGTTCAGATATGGGCGGTTCGCGTCAGGGATCGGACTTCCAGAACCTGCATCGCAACAAACGCTCGATGATCCTGAATCTGAAGGATCCCGATGGGGTGGCGATCTTCAAGAAGATGGCTGCCACCGCCGATGTGGTGGTGGAGAATTATCGCCCGGATGTGAAATTCCGCCTTGGCATCGATTATGAAACGCTGCGCATCGACAATCCGCGGCTTGTCTATGCGTCGATCTCGGGTTTTGGTCAGGATGGCCCGCTGGCTGGCAGACCGGGCTTTGACCAGATCGCCCAGGGTATGGGCGGGCTGATGTCCATCACCGGCGCCCCCGGAGAAGGCCCGATGCGCGTCGGCATTCCCATCGCGGATCTCACAGCTGGCGGCTTTGCCGCGCAGGGTGTCCTGCTGGCGCTTCTCGGTCGCGAGAAGACAGGTGAAGGTCAATGGGTACAGACCTCGCTGCTTCAGGCGCAGATTGCGATGCTTGATTTCCAGGCGGCACGCTGGCTGATGGACGGTGATGTGCCAAAGCAGGCCGGAAACGATCATCCGACATCGATCCCGACCGGGGTGTTCACAACCTCGGATGGCTATATCAATATTGCCTGTGCCGGCCAGCATATCTGGTTGCGGCTGAAGGACGAGCTGGCGGACCCACGGATGGATCACGAGGATTATGCCGATCAACCGTCACGCAGCAAAAACCGCGCCTCACTGAATGCCATCATCAACGAGAATACATCCCGGAAGAGCAGCGATTACTGGGTGGAACGGCTTGCCGAGATCGGCGTTCCCTGTGGTGAAATCAACAATATCCAGCAGGTCTTCGAAAATCCGCAGGTCCAGCATCTTGGCATGGCGCGTGATGTTGTCAGCCAGGAACGCGGCCCCTCGCAGATTGTCGGCCAGCCAATCAAGATGAGCCGGTCCCGGGCCGAGATCCGCCGTCCACCACCGACAAAGGGTCAGCATACTGCCGAAATTCTGGCGGAGTTTGGATATTCTGAAGATGAAATCGGCAGCTTTGCGTCACGGGGAATCACATGA
- a CDS encoding sulfatase yields MKTLFLLFDSLNRSALGAYGGSIPTPNFDRLAARSTIFDSHYAGSLPCMPARRDMQTGRLNFLHRSWGPLEPFDDSFAAQLDGGGTYCHLVSDHYHYFEDGGATYHTRYSSWDFIRGQESDPWAAMVAPPIERFRAQYHPLQFEDHRDGHRLQGMINRTRISCERDFPVVRCVDSALTFLEENGDEDRWLLQMETFDPHEPFHAPPGYRDGHTGYDGPTLDWPRYRNVEETPQEVAELRANYAALVRLCDAQLGRILDHLDATDGWRDTAVILTTDHGFLLAEHDWWAKNRMPFYNEVARIPLMISLPGTPGGRRVSALTQTIDLMPTLLDLHGEEAGPHVRGRSLLPLCEGSAAPIRKIALYGIFGGAINATDGRYTYFRYPDDMESHELFEYTLMPAHNRSLFTIEELTPATLHRGFDFTRGAPVLRLPARADAKRSPRQGGFADAHTVLYDLDSDPGQRSPLADRSVQDRLCSLMKAEMAAHDAPAELYARFDLT; encoded by the coding sequence ATGAAGACACTGTTTCTGCTTTTCGACAGCCTCAACAGATCGGCGCTCGGAGCCTATGGTGGCAGCATTCCGACGCCTAATTTCGACAGGCTTGCCGCCCGTTCGACGATCTTCGACTCGCATTACGCCGGCTCGCTTCCCTGTATGCCGGCGCGGCGTGACATGCAGACAGGCAGGCTGAATTTCCTGCACCGCAGCTGGGGGCCGCTGGAGCCATTCGACGACAGCTTTGCGGCACAGCTGGATGGTGGCGGCACCTACTGTCATCTTGTGTCGGACCATTATCACTATTTCGAGGATGGCGGGGCCACCTACCATACGCGCTATTCCAGCTGGGATTTTATCCGCGGCCAGGAATCGGATCCCTGGGCGGCGATGGTGGCACCGCCGATCGAGCGGTTTCGCGCGCAGTACCACCCGCTGCAATTCGAGGACCATCGCGACGGGCACCGGCTCCAGGGCATGATCAACCGGACGCGGATCTCGTGTGAACGTGACTTTCCGGTCGTTCGCTGTGTCGATTCCGCGCTGACCTTCCTTGAGGAGAATGGTGACGAGGATCGATGGCTCCTGCAGATGGAAACCTTTGATCCACACGAGCCGTTCCATGCGCCACCCGGCTATCGCGACGGGCATACCGGCTATGATGGGCCGACCCTTGATTGGCCGCGCTACCGGAATGTTGAGGAAACACCGCAGGAAGTCGCCGAGCTGCGCGCCAACTATGCCGCGCTGGTGCGGCTGTGCGACGCGCAGCTGGGACGAATCCTTGACCATCTTGACGCCACGGATGGCTGGCGCGACACGGCGGTCATCCTGACCACCGACCACGGGTTCCTGCTGGCCGAACATGACTGGTGGGCGAAGAACCGGATGCCTTTCTATAACGAGGTCGCGCGCATACCGTTGATGATCAGCCTTCCCGGCACACCCGGCGGACGCCGCGTTTCGGCCTTGACGCAGACCATCGACCTGATGCCGACTCTGCTCGATCTCCACGGTGAAGAGGCGGGCCCGCATGTTCGGGGCCGGTCGCTGCTGCCGCTATGTGAGGGCAGCGCCGCGCCTATACGCAAGATCGCGCTCTACGGCATTTTCGGCGGCGCCATCAACGCCACCGACGGACGCTACACATATTTCCGGTATCCGGACGACATGGAAAGCCACGAGCTGTTCGAATACACGCTGATGCCGGCGCACAACCGCAGCCTTTTCACCATCGAGGAGCTGACGCCGGCGACCCTTCACCGCGGATTCGATTTCACCCGCGGGGCACCGGTGCTTCGTCTTCCGGCGCGTGCCGATGCCAAGCGTTCGCCGCGCCAGGGCGGATTTGCCGACGCCCATACGGTGCTTTACGATCTCGACAGCGACCCCGGCCAGCGTTCGCCACTTGCCGACAGGTCGGTCCAGGACAGGCTGTGTTCCCTGATGAAAGCGGAAATGGCGGCGCATGACGCGCCAGCCGAACTCTACGCCCGTTTTGACTTGACCTGA
- a CDS encoding malonyl-CoA synthase, whose product MTNHLYDGVFGQHASSSKTFLYTDTGEVSFADFTALTNRLARLLTAAGLAPGDRVAVQADKSVMLLALYAATVKAGGVYLPLNTGYTAAELDYFLGDAKPRIVIAGSAAADAVAPLAARGGATLFTLDADEGGSLAEAAATQDPDFVAVPRGAEDLAAILYTSGTTGRSKGAKLCHRNLLSNAEVLRDYWHFTADDVLLHMLPIYHTHGLFVASNLLAMVGGSMIFLPKFSAETALRWMPQATTMMGVPTFYTRLLDSDGFNGEATAHMRLFISGSAPLLAETHRQFQDRTGKAILERYGMTETNMCTSNPYDRDRRAGTVGFPLPGVELRIADATTGAELADGEIGIIELRGDNVFLGYWEMEQKTAESFREDGFFITGDMAVRDADGYISIVGRDKDLIISGGLNVYPKEVEGMIDAIDGVLESAVIGVPHRDFGEAVVAVVVREDPALEASAIETTLSTQLAKFKQPKSVIFVDALPRNSMGKVQKAELRKLHDGLFS is encoded by the coding sequence ATGACCAATCATCTTTATGACGGTGTGTTCGGACAGCATGCCAGCAGCAGCAAAACATTTCTCTACACGGATACCGGCGAGGTGAGTTTTGCCGATTTCACCGCGCTCACCAACAGGCTTGCCAGACTTCTGACTGCCGCGGGGCTGGCCCCTGGTGACCGGGTTGCCGTTCAGGCCGACAAATCGGTGATGCTGCTGGCGCTCTACGCGGCCACGGTCAAGGCAGGCGGTGTCTATCTGCCACTGAATACCGGCTATACCGCCGCCGAGCTTGATTATTTCCTTGGTGACGCGAAGCCGCGCATCGTCATCGCCGGCTCTGCCGCTGCCGACGCCGTGGCACCGCTTGCCGCACGCGGCGGGGCCACGCTGTTCACCCTTGACGCCGATGAAGGCGGCAGCCTTGCCGAGGCCGCCGCCACTCAGGATCCGGACTTTGTCGCGGTGCCGCGCGGCGCGGAGGATCTTGCCGCCATTCTCTATACTTCGGGGACCACGGGCAGGTCCAAGGGTGCCAAGCTGTGCCACCGCAATTTGCTGTCAAATGCCGAGGTGCTGCGCGATTACTGGCACTTCACGGCGGATGATGTGCTTCTCCACATGCTGCCGATCTATCACACGCATGGCCTGTTCGTGGCCAGCAACCTGCTGGCGATGGTCGGTGGGTCGATGATCTTCCTGCCAAAATTCTCGGCCGAGACGGCGCTTCGCTGGATGCCACAGGCAACCACGATGATGGGTGTGCCGACCTTCTATACACGGCTTCTGGACAGTGACGGTTTCAACGGCGAGGCAACAGCGCATATGCGGCTGTTCATTTCCGGGTCGGCCCCGCTTCTGGCCGAGACGCATCGGCAGTTCCAGGACCGCACCGGCAAGGCCATTCTCGAGCGCTATGGCATGACGGAAACCAATATGTGTACCTCGAACCCCTATGACCGTGACAGGCGGGCCGGCACGGTCGGCTTTCCGCTGCCGGGCGTCGAGCTGCGGATTGCCGACGCGACAACAGGCGCCGAGCTTGCCGATGGCGAGATCGGAATCATCGAGCTGCGCGGTGACAATGTCTTTCTGGGCTATTGGGAAATGGAACAGAAAACAGCCGAATCCTTTCGTGAAGACGGGTTTTTCATCACCGGCGACATGGCTGTGCGCGACGCCGACGGCTATATCAGCATTGTAGGGCGCGACAAGGATTTGATCATTTCCGGCGGGCTGAACGTCTATCCAAAGGAGGTCGAGGGGATGATCGACGCCATTGACGGCGTTCTGGAAAGTGCGGTTATCGGCGTGCCGCACCGCGATTTTGGCGAGGCCGTTGTCGCCGTTGTTGTCCGTGAGGATCCGGCACTCGAGGCCAGCGCGATTGAGACGACATTATCGACCCAGCTGGCGAAATTCAAACAGCCGAAATCAGTCATATTTGTCGACGCGCTGCCGCGCAACAGCATGGGCAAGGTCCAGAAGGCGGAACTTCGCAAGCTTCATGACGGGCTGTTTTCCTGA
- a CDS encoding DMT family transporter, giving the protein MADDPSESHRLLSLGVTIAIAEILLTVGISALVKLVAPEIDTVTVLLFRYALCLPLLVVMALWQRRRQAFSVAAPRILAVRVAAGLASLTCFYAALDLMSLAKVTVLFQTITLCVTFLAPFMLQEPVGWRRWSAVIVGFGGTLILLEPGAAGWSLAGVLVGLGSPFFGAIMMIMLRRLGQHDSPATTAVWYNGTGAALFLALVLVWDASLPATPRDIMILVLIGVLSSFQQFFIAFSHKLAPASLLAPLRYLSIPFGIVAGILFFDEVLSVAVLVGSGVVVASSIFILRRERVRRDSARAG; this is encoded by the coding sequence GTGGCAGATGACCCGTCGGAGTCACATCGGCTTCTGAGCCTTGGCGTCACCATCGCGATTGCCGAGATTTTGCTGACAGTTGGTATCTCGGCGCTGGTCAAGCTTGTCGCGCCGGAAATCGACACTGTCACGGTGCTGCTGTTCCGCTATGCGCTTTGTCTGCCGCTGCTTGTCGTGATGGCGCTTTGGCAGCGTCGCCGGCAGGCCTTCAGCGTTGCCGCGCCGCGTATTCTTGCGGTGCGGGTTGCAGCCGGGCTTGCCAGCCTGACCTGCTTCTATGCGGCGCTCGATCTGATGTCGCTTGCCAAGGTGACGGTGCTGTTCCAGACGATCACCCTGTGCGTGACCTTTCTGGCTCCTTTCATGCTGCAGGAACCTGTCGGATGGCGCCGTTGGTCAGCTGTCATTGTGGGATTTGGCGGGACGCTGATCCTGCTGGAGCCGGGCGCTGCGGGGTGGAGCCTTGCCGGCGTGCTGGTCGGGCTTGGGTCACCCTTTTTCGGGGCCATCATGATGATCATGCTTCGCCGGCTTGGTCAGCATGACAGCCCGGCAACGACGGCCGTTTGGTATAATGGCACCGGTGCGGCGCTGTTTCTTGCGCTGGTGCTGGTCTGGGATGCATCGCTGCCGGCAACGCCGCGTGATATCATGATCCTGGTGCTGATTGGTGTGCTGTCGAGCTTTCAGCAATTCTTCATTGCTTTCAGCCACAAGCTGGCCCCCGCCAGCCTGCTGGCCCCGCTTCGCTACCTGTCGATACCATTCGGCATCGTTGCCGGCATCCTGTTCTTTGACGAGGTGCTGAGCGTGGCCGTTCTGGTCGGCAGCGGGGTCGTTGTCGCCTCATCCATATTCATTCTGCGCCGTGAACGCGTGCGCCGGGACTCGGCCCGCGCAGGCTGA
- a CDS encoding L-rhamnonate dehydratase, with amino-acid sequence MVTIKSIRARVWNWKGPTVPPQGNFCTNASDILGDRGDAMQSFRFHQWLTCEVEASDGTVGIGNAALAPSLAKKAIDEFYAPMVIGQDPFDYAYLWEKMYRRTHAWGRKGVGMVAISAIDIGIWDLMGKLVGKPVFKLLGGRTKDSIPCYYSKLYAGPIKDMQAEAEAAMKNGYTGFKTRFGYGPRDGMAGMRENIKRVEAVREVIGWERDLMLEAYMGWNLDYTRRMIPKLEKFEPRWLEEPVIADDLRGYADLNRGPIPISGGEHEYSLLGCAQLLQEKAVSVLQYDTNRVGGITAAQKINAVAEAHQIPVIPHAGQMHNYHLTMANMNCPIAEYFPVFDVEVGNELFYYIFEGDPDAVDGHLQLDDNLPGLGITITDRHLEHFDIEE; translated from the coding sequence ATGGTTACGATAAAATCGATTCGCGCCCGGGTCTGGAACTGGAAGGGGCCGACCGTACCGCCACAGGGAAATTTCTGTACCAACGCTTCCGATATTCTGGGTGACCGCGGCGATGCCATGCAGTCCTTCCGTTTTCACCAGTGGCTGACCTGTGAGGTTGAAGCCAGCGACGGCACTGTCGGCATTGGCAATGCGGCACTGGCGCCGAGCCTTGCAAAGAAGGCAATCGACGAATTCTATGCACCGATGGTGATTGGCCAGGACCCCTTCGATTATGCCTATCTGTGGGAGAAGATGTATCGCCGCACGCATGCCTGGGGCCGCAAGGGTGTCGGCATGGTGGCGATCTCGGCAATCGACATCGGCATCTGGGATCTGATGGGCAAGCTTGTTGGCAAGCCTGTTTTCAAACTTCTCGGTGGGCGCACCAAGGACAGCATCCCCTGCTACTACTCGAAACTCTATGCCGGGCCAATCAAGGACATGCAGGCTGAGGCCGAAGCGGCGATGAAGAACGGCTATACCGGTTTCAAGACGCGGTTCGGCTATGGGCCGCGCGACGGTATGGCCGGCATGCGCGAGAATATCAAGCGCGTCGAGGCTGTCCGCGAGGTCATCGGATGGGAGCGCGACCTGATGCTCGAGGCCTATATGGGCTGGAACCTCGACTATACCCGCCGGATGATCCCGAAGCTTGAAAAGTTCGAGCCGCGCTGGCTCGAGGAGCCGGTGATCGCTGATGATCTGCGCGGCTATGCCGATTTGAACCGCGGACCGATTCCGATTTCGGGTGGCGAACATGAATATTCGCTTCTCGGCTGCGCGCAGCTGCTGCAGGAAAAGGCGGTATCGGTACTGCAATATGACACCAACCGGGTCGGTGGCATCACCGCGGCGCAGAAGATCAACGCCGTTGCCGAGGCGCATCAGATACCGGTCATCCCGCATGCCGGCCAGATGCATAACTACCATCTGACGATGGCCAACATGAATTGTCCGATCGCAGAATATTTCCCGGTCTTCGATGTCGAGGTTGGCAACGAGCTGTTCTACTATATCTTTGAAGGTGATCCGGATGCCGTTGATGGTCATCTGCAGCTTGATGACAATCTGCCGGGTCTCGGGATCACCATTACAGACAGGCATCTCGAGCATTTTGATATTGAGGAATAG
- a CDS encoding tyrosine-type recombinase/integrase codes for MRGWINHPNSRISRQRFYTQHFILILGNSGIRCGTECRSLKWSDISTTKDMLGDERVVISVKGKTDRRDVICNVGIERYFQRLWNFRSNELGHPPNKSESVLVNPNGRPIKSYKGSFNSLLDEVGLSLDEDGKRRTPYSLRHTYITMRLMEGVNVYQLSSNVGTSVEMIEQYYGHLRNRDPNVVSEITKNSFSKDQKSKIDFLFE; via the coding sequence ATGAGGGGTTGGATAAATCACCCCAATAGTCGGATTAGTAGACAAAGGTTTTACACCCAACACTTCATCCTAATTTTGGGAAACAGTGGAATTCGATGTGGAACAGAATGTCGGAGTTTGAAGTGGTCTGACATCTCCACCACCAAAGATATGTTGGGTGACGAAAGAGTCGTTATTTCGGTCAAAGGAAAGACGGATAGAAGAGACGTAATTTGTAATGTTGGTATCGAAAGGTACTTCCAAAGGTTATGGAACTTCAGATCAAACGAATTAGGTCATCCACCAAACAAATCGGAATCTGTATTGGTCAATCCTAATGGACGTCCAATCAAATCCTATAAGGGATCATTCAACTCACTCTTAGATGAAGTGGGACTTTCTTTAGATGAAGATGGAAAAAGACGAACTCCTTACTCACTCCGTCACACCTACATAACAATGAGGTTGATGGAAGGGGTAAACGTCTACCAACTGTCATCCAATGTCGGAACATCTGTGGAGATGATCGAACAATATTATGGTCATCTACGAAACAGAGATCCAAATGTGGTTTCGGAGATCACCAAAAACTCATTCTCAAAAGACCAAAAATCAAAAATAGATTTTTTGTTTGAATAA
- a CDS encoding tyrosine-type recombinase/integrase, whose product MGLGKQSKVLNKSQIEMVSSYLRSKRNGLRNQTIFLLSVKSGLRSKEISQLSWKEVCNSNGEVDEYINLTNRSSKGKSGRVIPLHKDVRQNLIELLDDHKRFSGFNMDTSFIVRTERSPFTTSQTIVNMFQSWYRRLGLVGCSSHSGRRTFITETSKKISLVGGSLRDVQMMVGHSSLQTTQRYIESDSESQRKVVDLI is encoded by the coding sequence ATGGGTTTGGGAAAACAGTCAAAGGTACTCAACAAATCTCAAATTGAGATGGTGTCCTCATACCTTCGATCAAAAAGGAACGGTTTAAGAAATCAAACCATCTTTCTGTTGTCAGTGAAGAGTGGTCTTAGATCGAAAGAGATCTCTCAATTGAGTTGGAAAGAGGTTTGTAACTCCAACGGTGAGGTCGACGAATACATCAACCTCACTAATCGGAGTTCAAAGGGTAAGAGTGGAAGGGTGATCCCACTCCATAAGGACGTTCGACAAAATTTGATTGAACTGTTGGATGACCATAAACGGTTCAGTGGTTTCAATATGGACACATCTTTTATTGTCCGTACTGAAAGATCACCATTCACCACCTCACAGACCATCGTAAATATGTTTCAAAGTTGGTATCGGAGGTTGGGTTTGGTTGGTTGTTCATCTCACAGTGGTCGTAGGACCTTCATCACCGAAACCTCAAAGAAGATATCATTGGTAGGTGGTTCACTAAGAGATGTCCAAATGATGGTAGGTCATTCATCCCTTCAAACAACCCAACGGTACATTGAAAGTGATAGTGAAAGTCAGAGGAAGGTTGTCGATCTGATCTGA
- a CDS encoding toxin-antitoxin system YwqK family antitoxin, which produces MKFLIVPLLLLLLPLSALGSSDRIPHTELYELNGVTFKKFTSDPFEGTAFKEGKGGFLEVLHYSEGKWNGVTEWLYPNGDLAEKTIHKDGMLIFEEIFHPNGSLQLKEEYEVYPQPIDGVRTHYYPNGNLDSEVTYANGQIDGQWTEYFRNGSIKSIFRYKKNKRIYEKWFFENGNIRIEENYKNGEYDGQQKAYSEYGELKSLEEYKEGQYLYSHLIPSIIRYRFPICQIQSSLGQFCKYLSTYKHSLLPSKKELIDLGRLFFFKNEISSESKFETIVGDTFLEFVSDDWTYRFEIFEVDDQLKIRFIDDAKFASYEVIEVFDVERLPNGSQWELVGSTVEYISGSAEDREIEGKKNTFDPSLLFLR; this is translated from the coding sequence ATGAAATTTTTGATCGTCCCCCTTCTTCTGTTGCTTCTTCCACTGAGTGCATTGGGATCCTCTGATCGAATCCCACACACCGAACTCTATGAGTTGAATGGGGTGACGTTTAAGAAGTTCACTTCAGACCCTTTTGAAGGAACGGCATTCAAAGAGGGGAAAGGTGGGTTTTTGGAAGTGCTCCATTATTCCGAAGGCAAATGGAATGGGGTGACTGAATGGCTGTATCCAAATGGAGATTTAGCAGAAAAGACCATTCATAAAGATGGAATGTTGATCTTTGAAGAGATCTTCCACCCCAATGGAAGCCTTCAATTGAAAGAAGAATATGAGGTCTATCCTCAACCGATTGATGGAGTTCGGACCCACTACTATCCTAATGGGAATTTGGACTCAGAGGTTACATACGCAAACGGTCAGATAGATGGGCAGTGGACCGAATACTTTCGAAACGGCTCAATTAAATCCATATTCCGATATAAGAAAAATAAGAGGATTTACGAAAAGTGGTTCTTTGAAAACGGCAACATTCGCATCGAAGAAAATTATAAGAACGGTGAGTACGACGGACAACAAAAGGCTTACTCAGAGTATGGAGAGTTGAAGTCCTTAGAAGAGTACAAAGAAGGTCAATATCTCTACTCCCACCTTATTCCCTCTATCATCAGATACAGATTTCCAATCTGTCAGATTCAGTCTTCGTTGGGACAATTCTGTAAGTATTTGAGCACCTACAAACACTCTCTCCTTCCATCTAAAAAAGAGTTGATTGATTTAGGTCGACTATTCTTTTTCAAAAATGAAATTTCATCTGAAAGTAAGTTTGAAACCATTGTCGGTGACACATTCTTAGAGTTCGTATCAGATGATTGGACTTATCGTTTTGAAATTTTTGAAGTCGATGATCAGTTGAAAATTCGTTTCATTGATGACGCTAAATTTGCATCCTATGAAGTGATAGAGGTCTTTGATGTCGAACGACTGCCAAATGGCTCCCAATGGGAATTAGTAGGTTCGACAGTCGAATACATAAGTGGATCAGCAGAAGACAGAGAAATTGAAGGAAAGAAAAACACCTTTGATCCATCGCTTCTATTTTTGAGGTGA